The nucleotide window ATTATTACATAGTGCCTGAAAATTTATTATCAAAACGGCTTAAAAATCCAAAAAACTTAAACGAGATAAAAAACATTTTAATAAGCTTTGGGGGTGCTGATCCAGCCTTTTACACGGAGCATTTTGTAAGGTGTATAAATCCTGATGATGGACGCGAGTACAAGGTAGTGCTAGGGCCTGCTATGAGCGCGGCTAGAAAGGAGGCTATGCTATCGGTAAAAAAGCCGAATTTAAGCTTTGTTGATAGTCCGCTGGGGCTTAGTGAGCTTATTTTAAATAGCGATTTGTTGCTTACTCTAGGGGGGATGAGTACGTATGAGGCGATGTGCCTAGGAGTGCCTGCGGCTGCGGTTGGCTGGAGCTATCTGGCGTGGATTGTAAAGAGCTTTGGCGAGCTTGGAATGATAAGTGATTTGGGTGAGATTAGTGGGGCTTATGAGCGGCTTTTGGGGCTTAATGTACAAAGCGTAAATGAAATTTGTAAAAACGCTCATAAAATAATTGATGGCAGTGCGCTAGAAAATATTAAAAAAGCGTTAGATGAGATTAGGATGGGGAAGTGAGCATTGATTTAAAGGTGTGCAATGAGAATGATTTTAGGATAAACTCATATATCCTAAGCGTGGGCGAGGCGTCTATTGTCATAGACCCAAATAATTATGACAAAATAAAGCAAGCCCTTGGCAAAAATAGGCTTGATTATATTATTTTAACCCATGAGCATTTTGATCATATAATGGCGGTAAATGCCCTAAAAAACGACTACGGCGCACAGGTCATAGCTCAGAAAAAAGCTAGCGTAAATATCACCTTGCCTTTAAAGAATTTATCACGCTTTGGTGGATATTTGCTAGGGCTTATGAACGCACAATCAGACGCAGTGGTAAATGAGATAAGCCTAGATAGGGCTGATGTGGAATTTGATGATGGCTATGATTTAAAATGGCAAGGGCTTAATATTAGGCTTTTTCATACGCCAGGGCATAGCGAGGGTAGCAGCTGTATTATTGTAAATGACTGGCTCTTTTGTGGAGATAGCCTTTTTAGCCATACGGATACTTCATTTATTGGTGGTGCTAGG belongs to Campylobacter sp. 19-13652 and includes:
- a CDS encoding MBL fold metallo-hydrolase is translated as MSIDLKVCNENDFRINSYILSVGEASIVIDPNNYDKIKQALGKNRLDYIILTHEHFDHIMAVNALKNDYGAQVIAQKKASVNITLPLKNLSRFGGYLLGLMNAQSDAVVNEISLDRADVEFDDGYDLKWQGLNIRLFHTPGHSEGSSCIIVNDWLFCGDSLFSHTDTSFIGGARARRVYEQKSVPFFSSLDKNMRVFAGHYDSFLLKDAFIFKN